The Fibrobacter sp. UWB5 genome has a window encoding:
- a CDS encoding FISUMP domain-containing protein — protein sequence MNSAAKFIFCCALSSLCLTACGGDSGSGTDNSGTERSNSENGSSSKEGSDVSREVDVKSSDDPVIRSEIWDSRTGETIETIQIGMYIWLTKNVNGSGWGSSSVCYDDDVENCDTYGKLFESWSAGTACPTGFDVPLKRDWKWLGNYSAKYPTTVDALQLNYGGYCSDKSGLLDCKGLGDYGKYLAQDGIAVFSPKSASPAFEEEQTFTYYQLRCRTYTYIVESKKDLPVCDSISKEILGPFYVVNEQTNYRCLGTRWEDDFSESCNHVIKNTAVTINDTMYICKYNSWQVADISDARENCTAANDSTTMLFNGERYACEDSTWRKFTEVEKQLGYCRGKLKGTFDTLKTKVDLTTKIQEYFCSDEGWRLAVMTDHVGECDSSRVYSTVNYHDVDYVCRSDRWNQLSSLEKELGICIPQRQGIIDSTESGYFYICDAADWRRTVLTDFIGMCDSTRIDSVARHGGKGYLCKTDGWSQLSALENEIGVCIKDKVSGLAKTGDGVDYICTTSGWTRAVPADIGGVCDSTKQYKTVKVSGTSYYCNGTSWSTMSSIDAQLGFCTEKIQGKIDSTGEGSSVVRYSCESTGWKKMTALEFRFGFCNSKNDSTKKVVHDSVYVCSKNAWKLGTITDMFGVCDSLAAGKTGSFMGEKYGCRKKSWLKMSDFEIENGFCSEKNAGENIKVGSEYYECTVSSTSAYWKKTTDFKYVMGPCPKDTTFRKTYKDTLFVCRYTRWERVTINEEYGYCEQGAPKKTVVFNKQEYICDYGVVDVDWHHMTTMDSLYGVCNRTRYGDTATYKNNRYFCNINRDGFAWDYASYRQYMGQCTSAREGHEMFNGFNTSKCTSGKWIAIVNDYMTDSRDGKKYKMVTIKGQNWMVQDLNYVTTASDTSWAMNSRSDARLYSLTVAKKVCPSGWRLPTKTEWETFRRTFTSLYDYGESGMLAGSWSNLNGYSADDFYGVAIYPTGYMEAYVSGGNLVSSQQNGNNGAYFWASDGSLMTFGQFTSYPRMGGEVVGAAVRCVKN from the coding sequence GTGAACTCTGCTGCCAAGTTTATTTTTTGTTGTGCACTGTCCAGCCTTTGTTTGACAGCGTGCGGTGGAGATTCCGGTTCTGGGACTGATAATTCCGGCACTGAAAGATCCAACTCTGAAAACGGTTCCTCTTCGAAGGAAGGATCGGACGTGTCTCGTGAGGTAGACGTCAAGTCTTCGGACGACCCGGTGATTAGGAGCGAAATCTGGGATTCCCGTACCGGCGAGACCATTGAAACCATCCAGATCGGCATGTATATCTGGCTGACCAAGAATGTGAATGGTAGTGGTTGGGGATCCTCCAGCGTTTGCTATGACGACGATGTCGAAAATTGCGATACCTACGGCAAACTTTTTGAATCGTGGTCAGCCGGTACAGCATGCCCGACGGGTTTTGATGTGCCTTTGAAAAGAGACTGGAAGTGGCTTGGCAATTACAGCGCCAAATACCCGACCACGGTTGATGCCCTGCAGTTGAATTACGGCGGTTACTGTTCCGACAAATCGGGTTTGTTAGATTGCAAAGGTCTCGGGGATTACGGTAAGTACCTGGCTCAAGACGGCATTGCCGTGTTTTCGCCGAAGTCTGCATCGCCGGCATTTGAAGAAGAACAAACGTTTACCTATTACCAGCTGCGCTGCAGGACCTATACTTATATTGTTGAATCTAAAAAGGACTTGCCCGTTTGCGATTCCATTAGTAAAGAAATCCTCGGACCGTTTTATGTCGTGAACGAGCAGACCAACTACCGTTGCCTCGGAACCCGTTGGGAAGACGATTTCAGTGAAAGTTGCAACCACGTTATTAAAAATACGGCGGTGACGATCAACGATACCATGTACATCTGTAAGTACAATTCTTGGCAGGTGGCCGATATCTCCGATGCGCGTGAAAACTGCACCGCCGCCAATGATTCGACGACCATGCTGTTTAACGGCGAGCGTTATGCCTGCGAAGATAGCACCTGGCGTAAGTTCACTGAAGTCGAAAAACAGTTGGGCTATTGCCGCGGCAAGTTGAAGGGAACTTTCGATACCCTCAAGACGAAAGTCGATTTGACGACGAAGATTCAAGAATATTTCTGTAGCGACGAAGGCTGGCGCCTGGCTGTGATGACGGACCATGTGGGCGAATGCGACAGTTCTAGAGTCTATTCGACGGTCAACTACCACGATGTGGACTATGTCTGCCGCAGCGACCGCTGGAATCAGTTGTCGAGCCTGGAAAAGGAACTGGGAATATGCATTCCCCAAAGACAGGGAATCATCGATTCGACTGAAAGCGGCTACTTCTATATTTGCGATGCGGCCGATTGGCGCCGTACGGTGCTGACCGACTTTATCGGCATGTGCGATTCCACGAGAATTGATTCGGTGGCAAGGCATGGCGGAAAGGGATATCTTTGCAAGACGGATGGCTGGTCCCAGTTGAGCGCCTTGGAAAATGAAATCGGAGTCTGCATTAAAGATAAAGTTTCTGGACTGGCCAAGACGGGCGACGGTGTCGATTACATCTGCACGACTTCGGGTTGGACTCGCGCGGTCCCTGCCGATATCGGAGGGGTTTGCGACAGCACGAAGCAATATAAGACCGTGAAGGTGAGCGGAACTAGCTACTACTGCAATGGTACAAGCTGGAGCACGATGTCTTCTATAGATGCTCAGCTCGGCTTCTGTACTGAAAAGATTCAGGGAAAAATCGATTCTACAGGCGAAGGTTCGTCGGTAGTTCGTTACTCCTGCGAATCGACCGGATGGAAGAAGATGACCGCCTTGGAATTCCGCTTCGGATTCTGCAATTCTAAAAACGACAGCACCAAAAAGGTGGTGCATGATTCCGTTTACGTGTGTAGCAAGAACGCCTGGAAACTCGGGACGATTACGGATATGTTCGGCGTCTGCGATTCTCTTGCCGCGGGCAAGACGGGCTCGTTCATGGGCGAGAAGTATGGTTGCCGCAAAAAATCTTGGCTGAAGATGAGCGACTTCGAAATTGAAAATGGATTCTGCAGCGAAAAGAATGCCGGCGAAAACATTAAGGTGGGTTCCGAATATTATGAATGTACCGTCTCTTCTACGAGTGCTTACTGGAAGAAAACGACTGACTTCAAGTATGTAATGGGCCCATGCCCCAAGGATACGACCTTCCGTAAGACCTATAAGGATACACTGTTTGTGTGTAGGTATACCAGGTGGGAACGTGTCACTATTAATGAGGAGTATGGTTACTGCGAACAGGGGGCTCCGAAAAAGACCGTCGTATTCAACAAGCAAGAGTATATATGCGATTACGGTGTAGTAGACGTTGATTGGCACCACATGACGACCATGGATTCCCTGTATGGAGTCTGCAACAGGACAAGGTATGGCGATACGGCAACCTATAAAAACAATCGCTACTTTTGCAATATAAACCGCGATGGCTTTGCTTGGGATTATGCCAGTTACAGGCAGTATATGGGACAATGTACATCTGCCAGGGAAGGGCATGAAATGTTTAACGGGTTCAATACAAGCAAGTGTACCTCTGGCAAGTGGATCGCCATTGTCAACGACTATATGACTGATAGCCGCGATGGGAAAAAGTACAAGATGGTTACGATCAAGGGACAGAATTGGATGGTTCAGGATTTGAACTATGTGACAACGGCTAGCGATACCAGCTGGGCAATGAATTCTAGAAGTGATGCGCGCTTGTATTCCCTGACTGTGGCAAAGAAAGTGTGCCCGTCAGGGTGGCGCTTGCCGACTAAAACCGAATGGGAAACTTTCCGTAGGACCTTTACATCTTTGTATGATTACGGTGAGTCCGGCATGCTTGCGGGCAGTTGGAGTAACCTTAATGGTTACTCGGCTGATGACTTCTATGGTGTAGCGATTTATCCGACAGGATATATGGAAGCTTATGTGTCGGGAGGCAATCTAGTGTCATCGCAACAGAATGGCAATAATGGAGCATATTTCTGGGCTTCCGATGGCTCGCTTATGACTTTTGGCCAATTTACCTCTTATCCGCGAATGGGGGGTGAGGTTGTTGGCGCTGCCGTAAGGTGCGTTAAGAATTAG
- a CDS encoding FISUMP domain-containing protein, with translation MAEIDSATAYVCEDFLWRKAELEDYYGKCDSAKTNQIISYKNLGYICYNKSWRRTTAIEDEFGACTPELQDSLRETKDHYYYECYYENWHKADNSLVLGNCTSEKEGLKILIGTNEYECVNNTWKQHDKMSREIGFCTTQNVGAKGVYLDTIYYCEADRGYGWQKATELEKTLGYCRRDTTFVVENSGKFYKCSGSWKEAAQSDVLGSCNSAKGEKKIFNGREFVCDTTALKSNGAWYAMTALDSALGGYCRTAILGKAVKHNDTIYVCRVDSESKTKKTWTIGTFEDYRGKCDKDNLGRRVFNGVDTAVCIYNSCSTVRERTYAYNGKDTEICGKYNITGYFWESIVRESITDKRDGAVYGVLTFGTQKWLNRDLQYWTTSAYGGDGYKMRENPYVFEPDMYHSFYYVWSDALGGANICPDGTRIPSKADWKTLFEFAESLNPGEGVVSLLDDDWRVSRTGKDYFNLGLRRNGFMDMDYYPLGNDPLVGSADYMSLYYWTTDAGKTTSTGSAVYVDTLLNVNYQVEALKEDAYTIRCIVDK, from the coding sequence ATGGCCGAAATAGATTCCGCGACCGCCTATGTCTGCGAAGACTTCTTGTGGAGAAAGGCGGAACTGGAAGACTATTACGGAAAGTGCGATTCGGCTAAGACAAACCAAATTATATCTTACAAGAACTTAGGTTACATCTGTTACAATAAATCGTGGAGAAGAACGACCGCGATTGAAGACGAATTCGGCGCTTGTACACCGGAGTTGCAGGATTCGCTACGTGAGACCAAGGACCATTATTATTATGAATGCTATTATGAAAATTGGCATAAGGCGGATAACAGCTTGGTCCTTGGAAATTGTACTAGTGAAAAGGAAGGCTTGAAAATCCTCATTGGAACGAACGAGTATGAGTGTGTCAACAATACGTGGAAACAACATGACAAAATGAGTAGGGAAATCGGTTTCTGCACCACGCAAAATGTGGGCGCAAAAGGGGTGTACCTCGATACGATTTACTATTGCGAAGCTGACCGCGGCTATGGTTGGCAAAAGGCAACGGAATTGGAAAAAACACTGGGATACTGCCGCAGGGATACCACATTTGTCGTAGAAAATTCCGGAAAATTCTATAAATGTTCTGGCTCTTGGAAAGAGGCGGCACAGAGTGATGTCCTTGGGTCTTGTAATTCCGCTAAAGGCGAAAAAAAGATTTTTAATGGCAGGGAGTTCGTTTGCGATACGACGGCCCTGAAGAGTAATGGAGCCTGGTATGCCATGACGGCTCTTGATTCTGCCTTGGGTGGATACTGCAGAACGGCCATTTTGGGAAAAGCGGTGAAACACAATGATACCATTTACGTGTGCCGTGTCGATAGCGAATCAAAGACCAAGAAAACTTGGACTATTGGAACATTTGAGGATTATAGAGGAAAGTGCGATAAGGACAACCTTGGACGTCGCGTGTTTAATGGCGTAGATACGGCAGTATGCATTTATAATTCATGTAGCACAGTTCGTGAAAGAACTTACGCCTATAATGGAAAAGATACGGAAATATGTGGCAAATACAATATAACGGGATATTTTTGGGAATCGATCGTGCGCGAAAGCATCACGGATAAGCGTGACGGAGCCGTGTATGGCGTGTTGACTTTTGGTACGCAAAAATGGTTGAACCGAGATTTGCAATATTGGACCACGAGCGCTTATGGAGGCGATGGATATAAAATGAGAGAGAACCCATATGTATTTGAGCCAGACATGTATCACTCGTTTTACTATGTGTGGAGTGATGCTCTGGGTGGTGCAAATATTTGCCCCGATGGGACTCGGATCCCGTCCAAAGCGGACTGGAAGACGCTTTTTGAATTTGCGGAGAGTTTGAATCCTGGCGAGGGTGTGGTTTCTTTACTTGATGATGATTGGCGAGTGAGTAGAACGGGGAAAGATTATTTTAACCTTGGTCTAAGAAGAAACGGCTTTATGGATATGGATTATTATCCGCTTGGTAACGACCCTTTGGTTGGTTCGGCTGATTATATGTCTCTTTATTATTGGACGACAGATGCGGGAAAGACAACGAGTACGGGAAGCGCTGTTTACGTCGATACGTTGCTCAATGTCAATTACCAAGTTGAAGCGCTGAAAGAAGACGCTTACACCATCCGTTGCATTGTAGATAAGTAA
- a CDS encoding acyltransferase, with product MGRIGWIDEFKGFVLLLVCLYHVEQSFSYAQMGMLHLSALRMSAFFFISGMLFSTRRFPDFKSYLVHKTRVLLIPYILLSLLFLALDPVLYNFDLFPKAPRMTVMNIKPEIATVWDYIYWNLAKTFVAGKSSIGSGPLWFVFTLYSVSLMFYGVQWVAIHFFSQTRKEMPHQVRHDNKKAEKTESVSKLFIAVFAIASLAGGWILYKNHIRLPLGIERDLTVLFFFACGWLSKDPIRNRLCVKGKKSIPWSLAVATSITAFILYAAFEVPDPNFSIMNNILGKSLPIFIASSFFGIAGLVTAFVAADKIPNIGPIRIIKGILRNISRNALVILAVHWYILLVMRLLFRSTFNQPGIAYLSIAIVTAGVIAAIPLFRCKLYKLLGKQPASVRESLNIRD from the coding sequence ATGGGTCGAATCGGCTGGATTGACGAATTCAAGGGATTCGTGTTGTTGCTCGTATGCCTATACCATGTGGAGCAATCTTTCTCATACGCGCAAATGGGGATGTTGCACCTGAGTGCGCTCCGCATGTCGGCGTTCTTCTTCATTTCGGGAATGCTTTTCAGCACGCGACGCTTCCCCGATTTTAAAAGTTACCTTGTTCACAAAACCCGCGTCTTGCTCATTCCCTACATTCTGCTTTCGCTGTTGTTCTTGGCGCTGGATCCGGTGCTGTACAATTTCGACTTGTTCCCGAAAGCGCCGCGCATGACGGTCATGAATATCAAGCCCGAAATCGCGACCGTGTGGGATTACATCTACTGGAACCTCGCGAAAACATTTGTGGCCGGAAAATCTTCCATCGGGTCAGGCCCGCTGTGGTTCGTGTTCACGCTGTATTCGGTGAGCCTCATGTTTTACGGAGTGCAATGGGTTGCAATTCACTTTTTTTCGCAAACGAGAAAGGAGATGCCGCATCAAGTGCGGCATGACAATAAGAAGGCCGAGAAGACAGAGAGCGTAAGCAAATTGTTTATCGCAGTCTTCGCAATCGCAAGCCTTGCGGGCGGCTGGATTCTTTACAAGAATCACATTCGCTTGCCGCTCGGAATCGAGCGAGATTTGACGGTACTATTCTTTTTCGCCTGCGGATGGCTGAGCAAGGACCCCATTCGCAACAGGCTCTGCGTGAAAGGGAAAAAAAGCATTCCCTGGAGTCTTGCGGTCGCCACATCCATCACGGCGTTCATTCTCTACGCCGCTTTCGAAGTTCCCGACCCGAATTTCAGCATCATGAACAACATCCTCGGAAAATCACTCCCGATATTCATCGCGAGTTCCTTCTTCGGCATCGCAGGCCTTGTAACCGCCTTTGTCGCAGCCGACAAGATTCCAAACATCGGGCCTATCCGAATTATCAAAGGAATCCTGCGAAACATCTCGCGCAACGCACTCGTGATTCTTGCGGTTCACTGGTACATTCTGCTGGTCATGCGTCTGCTCTTCCGCAGCACATTCAACCAACCCGGCATCGCCTACTTATCCATCGCCATCGTAACGGCAGGAGTCATCGCCGCCATTCCGCTTTTCCGTTGCAAACTCTACAAGTTGCTCGGCAAGCAGCCCGCCAGCGTCCGCGAGAGTTTAAACATCCGAGATTAA
- a CDS encoding MBL fold metallo-hydrolase, which produces MNLKPFVFNSFGVNGFVLSNDAGDAILIDPSAGSEQEEQALARYIEQNKLTVKHLLNTHLHLDHVLGNAFIANKYGVQPEAHEEDAFLLDLQEEQSQMYGLPMREPSPGLGNYLAEGDAVEVPGIRLQVIHVAGHSPGGIAFYCENPGEVNGQKNVPPLLFPGDILFAGSRGRSDLFGGDDHALVTGIKSKLLTLPKETVVFPGHGPMTTIGDERRWY; this is translated from the coding sequence ATGAATCTCAAACCCTTCGTCTTCAATTCCTTTGGCGTGAACGGTTTCGTTTTAAGTAACGACGCCGGCGACGCCATTCTGATTGACCCGAGCGCTGGAAGCGAGCAAGAGGAACAAGCCCTCGCCCGCTACATTGAGCAAAACAAGCTTACGGTAAAGCACCTGTTGAACACGCACCTGCACTTGGACCATGTGCTAGGCAATGCATTCATCGCCAACAAATACGGCGTGCAGCCCGAGGCACACGAAGAAGACGCGTTCCTTTTGGATTTGCAAGAAGAACAGAGCCAAATGTACGGACTCCCGATGCGTGAGCCTTCGCCCGGACTCGGCAACTACCTTGCCGAGGGCGATGCCGTCGAGGTGCCCGGCATTCGCTTGCAGGTGATTCACGTGGCCGGCCACTCCCCTGGCGGCATCGCGTTTTACTGCGAAAACCCGGGCGAAGTGAATGGACAGAAGAATGTTCCCCCGCTCCTGTTCCCCGGCGACATTCTGTTCGCGGGCAGTCGCGGGCGCAGCGATTTATTCGGCGGCGATGACCACGCGCTCGTCACAGGCATCAAGAGTAAACTCCTCACGCTCCCCAAAGAAACCGTCGTGTTCCCCGGACACGGGCCTATGACGACTATCGGGGATGAGAGGCGCTGGTATTAA
- the cysS gene encoding cysteine--tRNA ligase, with protein sequence MALQFYNTASRKKEIFTLPEGVPAVRMYCCGPTVYHFAHIGNLRTYIFEDFLVRTLKYYGYKVNHIVNITDVGHLTSDADSGDDKMEKGAAREGKSVWDIAKFYTDAFMADWHRLNIQEPTRWTPATQHIQEQIDLVKTLEEKGYTYRTSDGIYFDSLKFPRYADFARLDVENLRKGSRIDMGEKKNATDFALWKFSPKDKKRAMEWDSPWGVGFPGWHIECSAMAMKYNGPTLDIHCGGTDHIRVHHTNEIAQSECANGVQFARFWMHGEFLRTASEEKLEDGTTEQKFGKMSKSSGEFLTVSLLMDRGFNPLDYRFFAIGSHYRNYLNFTWEALEGAKEGLKSLHKKTDPLIGKATAITSDAAKAFQQEFKDAIGDDLNMPRALGIMNTMLKSDIDDGEKAALVADFDKIFGLKLDQPREEYAKKGANDGVDVAKIEALIAARKEARANKNWAESDRIRDELAAMNVVIKDSKEGTTWEIKA encoded by the coding sequence ATGGCACTTCAATTCTACAACACTGCATCGCGTAAGAAAGAGATTTTCACACTTCCTGAAGGCGTTCCCGCCGTGCGCATGTACTGTTGCGGCCCGACGGTGTACCATTTCGCCCACATCGGTAACCTCCGCACCTACATTTTCGAAGACTTCCTGGTCCGTACGCTCAAGTACTACGGCTACAAGGTGAATCACATCGTGAACATCACCGACGTGGGTCACCTCACCAGCGACGCCGACTCCGGCGACGACAAAATGGAAAAGGGTGCCGCCCGCGAAGGCAAGTCCGTTTGGGACATCGCGAAGTTCTACACCGACGCGTTCATGGCCGACTGGCACCGCTTAAACATCCAGGAACCGACCCGCTGGACGCCTGCCACGCAGCACATCCAGGAACAGATTGACCTGGTGAAGACCTTGGAAGAAAAGGGTTACACCTACCGTACCAGCGACGGCATCTACTTCGATAGCCTCAAGTTCCCGCGCTATGCCGACTTTGCCCGCCTCGACGTGGAAAACCTGCGCAAAGGTAGCCGCATCGACATGGGCGAAAAGAAGAACGCCACCGACTTCGCTCTGTGGAAGTTCAGCCCGAAGGACAAGAAGCGCGCTATGGAATGGGACAGCCCGTGGGGCGTTGGTTTCCCCGGCTGGCACATTGAATGCTCCGCCATGGCCATGAAGTACAACGGCCCGACCCTCGACATTCACTGCGGCGGAACCGACCACATCCGCGTGCACCACACCAACGAAATCGCCCAGAGCGAATGCGCCAACGGCGTGCAGTTTGCCCGCTTCTGGATGCACGGCGAATTCCTCCGTACAGCTAGCGAAGAAAAGCTGGAAGACGGAACCACCGAACAGAAGTTCGGCAAGATGAGTAAGTCCAGCGGCGAATTCCTGACGGTTTCGCTCCTCATGGACCGCGGTTTCAATCCGCTTGACTACCGCTTCTTCGCCATCGGCAGTCACTACCGCAACTACCTGAACTTCACGTGGGAAGCTCTGGAAGGCGCTAAGGAAGGCCTGAAGAGTTTGCACAAGAAGACAGACCCGCTGATTGGCAAGGCTACCGCAATTACAAGCGATGCCGCCAAGGCTTTCCAGCAGGAATTCAAGGACGCTATCGGCGACGACTTGAACATGCCGCGCGCCCTCGGTATCATGAACACGATGCTCAAGAGCGATATCGATGACGGTGAAAAGGCCGCCCTCGTAGCCGATTTCGACAAGATTTTCGGCTTGAAGCTCGACCAGCCTCGTGAAGAATATGCCAAGAAGGGAGCCAACGACGGCGTGGATGTCGCAAAGATTGAAGCTCTGATTGCCGCCCGTAAGGAAGCCCGCGCTAACAAGAACTGGGCCGAAAGTGACCGCATCCGCGACGAACTCGCCGCGATGAACGTGGTCATCAAGGATTCCAAGGAAGGCACGACTTGGGAAATCAAGGCGTAG
- a CDS encoding Crp/Fnr family transcriptional regulator, with protein MSLGPFSHFLPNLPFWQNLSPEEKAMVSDRCVTKRFGKNQMIHNSKTSCLGIIFILSGGIRVGLISDEGREITLYRAHANEFCVSTASCVIHQLTFETQVTAEEDTTVLVIPASLCAKLMDSNVHVKAFVFEKETERYSQTIWAIQLMLFKRFDQRLASYLISAYETGGKDEIKKTQEEIARDVNSAREVVARMLQEFAAKGLVEIKRGRILLRDIDGLKKIL; from the coding sequence ATGAGCTTAGGTCCATTCAGTCACTTCCTTCCGAATCTGCCCTTTTGGCAGAATCTTTCGCCCGAAGAAAAGGCGATGGTTTCGGACCGTTGCGTCACAAAACGCTTCGGCAAGAACCAGATGATTCACAACAGCAAGACCTCTTGCCTCGGGATCATCTTTATTCTGAGTGGCGGGATTCGCGTGGGACTCATCTCTGACGAAGGTCGCGAAATCACCCTTTACCGCGCCCACGCCAACGAGTTTTGCGTATCGACCGCTTCTTGCGTGATTCACCAGCTAACCTTCGAGACCCAAGTCACCGCCGAAGAAGACACGACCGTATTGGTGATTCCGGCATCGCTGTGCGCCAAGTTGATGGATTCGAACGTCCACGTGAAAGCTTTTGTCTTCGAAAAAGAGACCGAGCGTTATTCGCAGACCATTTGGGCCATTCAACTCATGCTTTTCAAAAGGTTCGACCAGCGTCTGGCCTCTTACCTGATTTCGGCTTACGAAACCGGCGGCAAGGACGAAATCAAGAAAACGCAGGAAGAAATCGCCCGCGACGTGAATTCTGCCCGAGAAGTGGTGGCCCGCATGCTCCAGGAATTCGCCGCCAAGGGCCTTGTCGAAATCAAGAGGGGCAGAATCCTGCTCCGCGACATCGACGGTCTGAAGAAAATCCTGTAA
- the trxA gene encoding thioredoxin, with protein sequence MTEMNITKENFEAEVMNSDRPVLIDFWAPWCGPCRMLSPTISEIAEEYGDKVKVCKVNVDEQGELASTFGVMSIPTLVVIKEGKIVNSVVGVRPKDQIVSMFS encoded by the coding sequence ATGACCGAAATGAACATCACCAAGGAAAACTTTGAAGCAGAAGTCATGAACTCCGACAGGCCCGTTCTGATCGACTTTTGGGCACCCTGGTGCGGGCCCTGCCGCATGCTTTCGCCCACCATCTCCGAAATCGCCGAAGAGTACGGAGACAAGGTAAAGGTCTGCAAGGTAAACGTCGACGAACAAGGCGAACTGGCATCCACCTTCGGCGTCATGAGCATTCCTACGCTCGTGGTCATCAAGGAAGGTAAAATCGTCAACTCCGTAGTCGGGGTTCGTCCGAAAGACCAGATCGTAAGCATGTTCAGCTAA
- a CDS encoding adenosylhomocysteinase: MLFSEIIKESYEPREYPALAQLSDEWVQTRPFWGCKVLVATPIFRNTLVEYRALLAGGADLYVGYSVGSSGAAMPCDQKIIDLLKEKDVPVVTDEDIKSGKVADDFDLILDCAGQFAFCHPKKGFVELTRSGVQFYADSEFPVYVADSGIVKRIETVLGTGDGYFRALESLGHSEFEGKSLVVFGSGKVGCGIALHGVRRGMNVCTITNTRNEDSNSNFSRVLLNNEVRIEDYMDDEMVADVIAHADFVVTATGRKNALTLSAVSAVLSNVKAVVANMGVEDEFGELVPDTRVLNGKSPLNFVLDEPTHLKYIDTSLALHAALGERLLQECAEEASPFKGVQDPPSEIEQRLLVTTIQNGAIGPEICDMMR; this comes from the coding sequence ATGCTTTTTTCCGAGATCATCAAAGAATCTTACGAGCCGAGGGAATATCCGGCGCTGGCCCAACTTTCAGATGAGTGGGTGCAGACACGCCCGTTTTGGGGATGTAAGGTCTTGGTGGCAACACCGATTTTCAGGAACACGCTGGTAGAATACCGCGCATTGTTAGCCGGCGGGGCTGACCTTTATGTGGGTTATTCCGTCGGATCGTCGGGGGCGGCAATGCCTTGCGACCAGAAAATCATTGATTTGCTGAAAGAAAAAGACGTTCCCGTCGTGACCGATGAAGATATCAAGAGCGGTAAAGTTGCCGATGATTTCGACCTGATTCTGGATTGTGCCGGTCAGTTTGCCTTTTGCCACCCGAAAAAGGGCTTTGTGGAACTCACCCGCAGTGGCGTGCAGTTCTATGCCGACTCGGAATTTCCGGTATATGTCGCCGATAGCGGAATCGTCAAGCGCATTGAAACCGTGCTTGGTACGGGTGACGGTTATTTTCGCGCACTTGAATCTCTGGGACATTCCGAATTCGAAGGAAAGTCGCTTGTGGTCTTTGGCAGCGGTAAGGTGGGCTGCGGCATTGCCTTGCACGGGGTGCGCCGCGGCATGAATGTCTGCACCATCACCAATACCCGTAACGAAGATTCCAACTCGAATTTCAGCAGAGTCCTGTTGAACAACGAGGTGCGAATTGAAGACTACATGGACGACGAAATGGTGGCGGACGTGATTGCCCACGCCGATTTTGTGGTGACGGCGACGGGACGCAAAAATGCGTTGACCTTGTCTGCCGTGTCGGCGGTTCTTTCAAACGTCAAGGCGGTGGTCGCGAATATGGGTGTCGAAGACGAATTCGGTGAACTTGTTCCCGATACAAGAGTTCTGAACGGAAAGTCTCCCTTGAATTTTGTGCTGGATGAACCCACTCATCTCAAGTATATCGATACGAGTCTCGCATTGCATGCGGCCTTGGGTGAACGCCTGCTGCAGGAATGTGCCGAAGAGGCAAGTCCTTTCAAGGGAGTACAGGATCCTCCTAGCGAAATCGAACAACGTTTGTTGGTAACGACTATCCAGAACGGGGCGATTGGCCCTGAAATCTGCGACATGATGCGCTGA